A region of the Hydra vulgaris chromosome 12, alternate assembly HydraT2T_AEP genome:
gttaaatataaacaattgtCGTAGTCAGAGTTACAACAATGCGTCTAACATGTCCAGTAGGTATACAGGACTTCAAGCTTGCACTAAAGAAGCTAATTCTCTATCTACATTTATAACAGGCTTAGCACACTCTTTAAATCTTGTTGGTGAATGCTCTGTAGACTGTTGTAGAAATActtctgaattttttattttgcttcaaaatatctataaatattttgtgcTTCTTGATATAGATGGGAAATACTTCATAACAATTTAGTTAAAACACTATCAGAAACCAGGTGGTCAGCAAAatgtgaaaacaaaatttactgcAGATAAAAAAAGAGAAGGAGAAATAATTTTGACGTTCACGACTTTTTAAggatttacacattttatgcTATTATTGATAAACTACATTCggaactagaaaaaaaaaattgagctaTGATGAacctaataaaaactttttgttttaaataataaaactaataaatcaCCATCAGAAGTTTACACAAAAAGCAGAAGTACTTTAAAATACatgtaaaaacgattttttgaCTTCATCTTCTAACGAGGTTATACAATTTAGAAGttatttaatgagtttaactaaaaacataagACCTAAAACTATAATAGATATTTGTAAAATGATCAGAACTGATAAACTTCAAGAACTATATAACTATCCTTAATGCTATATCTACTATAAGTAGATATAGCATTAAGGATAAATCTTTGCTGCCCAACGTCCAATTGTTCAGCTGAGAGATCATTTTAGTGCTCCAGggcaacaaaaatataaatcgTCTCtgtgtaaaaataaatacaactaGTGTATGTTATAGGTAAACAAGTTCAGTGGTACTACCCGGAACTATATAGCTAAGGTAAAATTTTAACGATGATGGGTGGGTTACATAGAAATGACCTCTTTATCTTTGATTGGAGATTGGTTAGAAGGCAGTGGTTACTGTGATGCCATAACTAAAGCTGGTATAACAAAATCTGGATAAGCTGAATCTATGCTGACTGgtcaaaaagtaaaatgttCAAGGTATGCAACACATGTTTCATAAGCTGGTTTATACTCACTATTGGCTAAAGCATTCTAAAAATTACTTATGACTCCCTTTGACTTGTGGGTTCATCAACAAAAAGTACACGCCTAATTTAGTTATTGGTTTACTGCTATGAAGTTACAAGCAATAGTCCTGTTTCTTGTTAAAGTTTCGGAATGGGAAATTTTAATACGTTTGTCAGTGCCTAGGGAAATATTGTTCCTTGAATGTTTGCTTTAATTCACATACACTATTCTAAATGACTTCCAATTTTTATAGTTGACATGAATATGTTTCCTCATAAAAACCATAAGGTTTAAACCAAGTTCTGCAAAGGTTTTTTcacataacaaataacaagacGCCCTTTTTCATTTATGGCTGTAGATCAGGCCCatgaataaaacatcaaaatcataaaaaaagatGGTGGCTCACGTTTTAGATAACCAAAGTGCATTGATAAAGTCTGTGGTGTGTGAGCCACTACTTGCTGAGCTTCTAAAGGGATTTGgagaagaagaaaaagataaTGAAAAGAATCATTACGAAGATACACCTGTCTTTGAAAAGAATTCTAATGATTTATATCAGATTTTATCGAAGTTATAAAAGGTTTTGGAAATCCATTTTTAGTAGAAGATATTCTCATACATTTATCAACAAAGGCATTACTTGACGCAAAAGGTAGAACATCCGTCAAAAAAGTTATGCAAACGGGTGTTAAGTCATCCAGATGGTATACTCAGAGTAGTTTAACAACTGGAAGGAattcagtttataaaaaaattcccaAGATTTAGATGATTATTTCGACATAAAAATCATGCTTATCCACCAGCAATATCTGAATTCGGTAAATTCCGAAAAACTGATATATCGGAGTACCTTAAATGCTTTGAAAAGTATTCGGCACCTACTTTGATTTCTCCTGAAGATATTTTTACAGAGGTGTTAGATCGAATGGTGTAAGAGTATGTGTTTCTGATTGAACTCGCATTTAGAAAAACTGGTCACGGTTCTTTCTATTGGATGTAAACAAAATGAGTTGTCTAAAATGCTTGCAATAAACTTTGTACAAGTACCGACATTTGAACTTAATGTTAGTAACAACGTTAGATGTTTTGTCCAATTTCTCACCTTGTAACCATGAGGAAGCTGAAACTAGAATTTTGCAACATATTAATAACGTAGTTGACAGTGGGCACAAAGTTGTCTGTATTTAAACAGTTAACACAGATGTTTATGCGATCtcaatttgctttttttaaacaattaactGGATAGAACTTGGAGTTTTGGCTTCCAATTCACTATTACGCACAAAAGATATGTGAAAAAGCAGAGGCTGTTTTATTATGCTTTGCATTCACTGGCTGTGATACCACATCCTCATTTGCAGAATGAGGGAAAAAACTCGCAAGGAGTCTCTGGAGCAATAGAGATGAAGAAATAATTAGAGAAGATTATATAGTTTAGGTCGCCCAAcaacctaaaaaatatttttaaaatagggcctttttttttaaatacttttacttCATAGACAACTTTTTGAAAGCTGGTATCACGATTTGaactattttactaaattttactCTTATTCCTCCCACTACTACTGTTATATCATTTCCAACTGTTTGAATGACGTATTCAAAAACTTATgagtttttttctcatttttatctTTCTATTCCTGccgtatattaaataaatactcGTATTTGAAATGGTACATCACTgcaaacaaacatatatatttttaatcggggcaagttttgaaaataggaaTACATTTCCGaacattaacaaaattaaatcgtgtaaaaatatttttggagaaaTACGGAGATTTTACAATTACATATTGCAAACAAAGCtcttaagttaaaaatagaCCACGTTTATTATAACTTTGAAGGGTTTACTTTAAGgtactacttaaaaaaaatattttttaatacttaaaaaaatgagtttttaccAAAAAATCGGGTATCAAAAACCATAGTGGAGTGTAGAGAATTACAgatattcatatttattttatattcccAAATGTTTCAATTGTATTGCGAACGTATCTTTGTTTAATGGTAAGCAATGTAGCGGAGAACGTTTATTCTCTTAACTTGACCTCATTGAAAAATGATATTAGATTAACCATAATCAATTACTCGTATCACAAGTAATTGATTCTCAATGCAAGTAGATAATTATGTGCTGTATTGCTAAATATCTggattttcaacaattttatctGGACATTCAACAAGAGTTAAGTAGATATATAGAActgatgaactttttaaaaagttgaaaaacatgtaaaacttgagcattttactttacttttacaGTATAGCGAATGGCTTTATGAGGGAGAAATTGATTTTGGAAGAGTGACCTGAAGGTATTCttctatttcaaaaattattgtttcattATTAAGCAATTCTACTGGTAGAccaattttaaactatattatttgttagtGATTATTTAGCTTTACAAGATCTTGTTAACCACATCTGAAAAAATTAGCGAAACTACAGggtttttttctcttttttttgtatGGAATTACACGGTGTCCCGTGTAATtccatacaaaaataaaaaataaccgAACTTTTtggatataaaataaaacacacaTTATATCATCAttgaaagttattatttatttaaattaggttCCATCAGACTCAATACAACGTTTGGCACGATCAACGAGCCCATGCATagatttttttatgtcatttatAGGAATGTTCTTCAGCATCTCAGTTACAGCTGCTTGAATGGCTGGGATATCATCATAAAATGCTTCTTTCATCTTGGTTTCCAGTTTTGGAAATAGAAAATAGTCACATGGTGATAGATCAGGCGAATGTGGAGGGTGGTTGATGAGAGAAATccgttttttcatcaaaaattcgTTCACTTTTTTGGTCTTGTGAGGCGGTGCATTGTCGTGCAATAAAAACAGTTGTTTTCCTGCTGTATATTCAGGTCAAACACGATTCTTTTCCACAAACGATTTAAAACGCCTTAATAATATTCTCCATTAACAGTTCGACCTTATGGAAAAAATTCTTTGTAGACAATACCCTTCGAATCATAAAAAGTAATCAACATCGTCTTGATTCGAGACTTCTGGAAAcgcaatttttttggttttggcTCGCCTTTGGACTTCCATTCAGCAGATTGACGCTTAGTTTCAGGGTCATATTTAAAGCACCATGACTTATCACCAGTTATGATCGAATCAAGAAAGTCAGGATCATTTTCAACAGTTTTAACAATGTCTTTGCAATGCTCCGCACGAGCGATTTTTTGGTCTTCATTTAATTCATGTGGAACAAAACGCGCACATTTTGACCCAAATCTTGAGTTAAAATTCTCCAAATAGTGtttttacttgtatttaatTCCTCAGCCAACATTCTCTTAGGAAAATTTGCATCGGTACCAATGATTTCACGGACTTTTTCAACCAATTCAGCACGATTAATAGCTTCTGGACGACCTGCCCTCAGATCGTCATTTAAATCCTCACGACTATTTTTAAATCGTGTAAACCACGTATAAGCTTGAGTACGACTCATACAATCatcatcataaacttttttcatcaaTTCGTATGTCTCAgcgaattttttttcaagtttaacacaaaattttatattcgcTCTTTGTTCCATTTTCGTTTTGTAACATTAGgacgtttttttcttttattgaaatgaCTGTAACTTTCACATCTGTCATCCGATTTACATAAATGTTGGTGCGTTTGAAAGAGGATGAATGTATCTTTTTCATGCTGCAAATTATCAATGGATGGCGCTGCATGTTATACGATTTAAATATGAAGTTCGGTTATTTTTGGGACACACCGTGTATAACAAAGCTATGCAGTATTTGATAGCTTATTGgtaaaagcatttataaaaaaaaattatcagatttatgaaaaaacttcaaaacatcGTCAACTATATATGATTATGGCATATATGACATATGGGCATCCATTTCATATCGTTACGATCATTTCACAACCGCATAAGTCATTTCTTCATGTTATGAGAAAtaaataagctttaaaaaaaattgctattttttCTCTTACATCAcaataaaacatacaaaaataagTTGGTATAAGATAAAATCTTAAACCAattagaaaatagttttttatattgttttattgtgatgtcagaaaaaaaaatagcaacttttaaaagttttttattctcATACCATGAAAAAATGACTTAGGCAATTGTGAAATGATCGTGACAGTATAttctatacaaaatatattatatatttttttgatgacatTAATACATATGCCTAATATAGATAACTCAGCACACATAAGAAATCTGCAACAAACATCAAAACTAGGTAGTTGCTATGTAAAATTAGGCATCCATGGTAACCAAATAAAAAACCGTCTTCATAAGTGCAGACgttatatttgtaaacatccaaaattaaataaaatttagtgaaagattggaattaaaatttttttaaggtaacccttttaacataaaaaatatcatttttattatttaaaaacaaaaatttgttatgtaCTTATTCGTGGTACATTTGTACCATTTGtaagtaatttgaaaaatcCTAAACCttaatttgcttttatttcaatgttttgaagaataaaatgaatactataaatgtatatttataaaaatctttataaaataattgtttaaaaatttataaaaaaaactaatgcgGTAACCGTCACAGCTATATAGGCTCAGGTACTACGGGTGGACTCTTAAGAGAAACGCCTGACTGTTGAATGATATAATTTGCGGCGTAATGACCAACTTGCACGCATCGAGATATGCACTTTCTCTGAATGAATTGGCTAAGAAAACctggaaaaaaaagaagataattataaaatgtaaattaaatttagttttagttgTAATTTAAGTTCTATTTATGTTTGCGTTAAATTTATAAGAGTAGGGAGAAATGAACAGGTGGGAGTAATAAAGTCTAAAGCCTAAACCAAACCGTagaatcaaaaaatgtttcataacttataaaataaatcactttatttaaattaaaacaaaaacaaaaaacgaaagTATATAcagaaactatttttaactataaatatattgtatgcTATTGTACCTGTATGCTACAATATAATGTAAAGCCTaaagatggtgtctcaataaaaatactattttgggGCAGATGTTAACCAGCTACTGTCATATAGAAAGCCTcttaggcaaagactttaggggtaagcagaataaTTCTGCTGACCAgtctcgcaccccttcttcatcaaTTAGGCAGACGTAGATGACAAACCTGTGTCATCTTTGGCAGTTTCCTGCCAAGGATGACGAATGCTGGATCCTTTAGATTCTACTCATAGATTTTTGGTTGTGCCTCTTTGAcagtggctatgcaactcttcctgttatctcctaatgagagTGCAACACTAAAACAGTTTAATGGTTCTTAGGCCCGCTGAAAGTAAGGTTTTCCGAACTGTGGTAGTTCTCAGAGACGCTGATTCCATCAActgctgcaaaatatcagaatATTAACATGTCTGGTTGCGCATGGAGAGTCTCTATTAGTGCTTTCGATGTGCATTGTAGAGGTCACATAAGGAGTCCtaagacaactgcatagctcattgcttgGAATGGCATGcatatgaatgagtcaagttctctttaaacttaaatcatgcctaaagtaaaccaaaatattaaacataaaaacgaTCCCCAAAAACcaactgttttaatatatctttcacagatatttgtggtcttcgaaaTAACCTACAATCAGTTGAACCTTACCACTTGCAAAATataccagacttgcttgctcttAGTGAGATCAATTTAAATTCTACTATTCCTTTATCCAATCTAAGTGTTGATGGGTTCTATCCTTTGATTcttaaagactccaatagtcacatgcttggcttgggGGTATATATACGCATCAATTCACCTTTTGGTCATGAAATCGGGTTCGagtcctttgaccattctttaaTGTGCTTACGCTTAGCACCTCCTCACTATATcaccattctttttattctttatcgttctccttcttctcaagactgcactcttttagatgtaatttctgatcaaattgacaaTGCCCTTTCTCATTAAGCCTCTacaaatattgttgttattgatgACTTTAATACTCGTTACACTGAATGGCTAGGCTCTAACACTGACCCTGCAGGCACTTAAGCCTATAACTTCTACATTTCttaatctcttactcagatagttaactttgtgactcattttccagacaaccctaatcacttactttcactccttgatttgtgTCTTGTCTTTTAAActagcttgtgttcagtttctcttTTATCTTCTTTAGATGGTTCTGatcatgcaatgatctctataaaccTTTTATCTCATACATCTTCTTTAGACTCACTCTATGATCGCATTACTtcctactaccctaaagctgacagagattctttttataattttcttcgTGACGGCCCTTGGGGTGATGTATTTTCTCTCTGCtgataaatgcgcctcctacataacctcctaGATCCAGATAGGAATAGAAGCTTTTACTCCTTGTTGTCAGTTCCAAGTCATGCCTCATTAGACTCTTTGGTTTTCACCTTCTTGTGCAGTGCTACatctaattgtattttttttttcttcatctttttcaaaagaacaattatcttataattattcttttgaaaaattataagaacaaacggctatttattattgcaagaaatcaatgtaaaaaggtgctgtgACACTAAGCTCTATTATTCGCAGCTCACTAAttcttatctcagaagttaggctctagagactattggaaaatcttcaacagcatcaTTAACGAAGGTAGGTCTAACATttcatctctcattcatgggactgatatTATTACCACTCCCAAGGATAAAgcaaaa
Encoded here:
- the LOC136088142 gene encoding protein GVQW3-like, whose translation is MEQRANIKFCVKLEKKFAETYELMKKVYDDDCMSRTQAYTWFTRFKNSREDLNDDLRAGRPEAINRAELVEKVREIIGTDANFPKRMLAEELNTSKNTIWRILTQDLGQNVRVLFHMN